In Ensifer canadensis, a genomic segment contains:
- a CDS encoding ABC transporter substrate-binding protein produces the protein MSEFTKRPDGLIVPTGINRRGFLAGTAALGLAAGLGGTMVAGDARAEEPKRGGHLKLGLKGGATTDTLDPAGYSGSVSFVIGHLWGDTLVESDPKTGAPLPALAESWEPSADASQWTFKIRSDVSFHDGSKMTIADVIATLKRHSDEGSKSGALGLMRSIKNIEEKAGALVLTLTEGNADLPLLLTDYHLIIQPRGGVDNPASPIGTGPYKLASYEAGLRSTFEKNANDWRQDRGFVDSVEIIVMNDTTARIAALSSGQVHFINNIDPKTVPLLKRAPRVEILRTAGKGFYSFLMHCDTAPFDNNDLRLALKYAVDRQAILDRVVGGFGTLGNDYPVNENYALAPEGIEQRAYDPDKAAFHFKKSGHDRPILLRTSDAAFPGAIDAAVLFQESAKKAGIELEVRREPEDGYWTNVWNVQPFCASYWGGRPTQDSRYSTSYLSSAEWNDTRFKREDFDKLLLQARSELDDAKRKEMYRTMAMTVRDEGGLILPVFNDYVNAASASLKGFVHDIGNDLSNGYVASRVWFDS, from the coding sequence ATGAGCGAATTCACCAAGCGTCCCGACGGCCTCATCGTGCCGACAGGCATCAACCGCCGCGGCTTCCTGGCGGGCACCGCGGCCCTCGGTCTGGCGGCAGGCTTGGGCGGCACGATGGTTGCGGGCGATGCACGCGCCGAGGAGCCCAAGCGCGGCGGTCACCTGAAACTGGGCCTGAAGGGCGGCGCCACCACCGATACGCTCGATCCCGCCGGCTATAGCGGCTCGGTGTCCTTCGTCATCGGCCACCTCTGGGGCGACACCCTGGTCGAATCCGATCCGAAGACCGGCGCGCCGCTGCCGGCACTGGCCGAATCCTGGGAGCCCTCGGCGGATGCGTCGCAATGGACCTTCAAGATCCGCAGCGACGTCAGCTTCCACGACGGCAGCAAGATGACCATCGCCGATGTCATCGCCACGCTGAAGCGGCATTCGGACGAAGGCTCGAAATCAGGTGCGCTCGGCTTGATGCGCTCGATCAAGAACATCGAGGAAAAGGCCGGCGCGCTGGTGCTGACACTGACCGAAGGCAATGCCGACCTGCCGCTGCTTCTGACCGACTATCACCTGATCATCCAGCCACGCGGCGGCGTCGACAATCCCGCCTCGCCCATCGGCACCGGCCCCTACAAGCTTGCAAGCTATGAAGCCGGCCTGCGCTCGACCTTCGAGAAGAACGCCAATGACTGGCGCCAGGACCGCGGCTTCGTCGACAGCGTCGAAATCATCGTGATGAACGACACGACCGCGCGCATCGCCGCGCTTTCCTCCGGCCAGGTGCATTTCATCAACAACATCGACCCGAAGACGGTGCCGCTCCTGAAGCGTGCGCCGCGCGTCGAGATTCTCCGGACCGCCGGCAAGGGCTTCTACAGCTTCCTGATGCATTGCGACACGGCGCCCTTCGACAACAACGACCTGAGGCTCGCACTCAAATATGCGGTCGACCGACAGGCGATTCTCGACCGCGTTGTCGGTGGTTTCGGCACGCTCGGCAACGACTATCCGGTCAACGAGAACTATGCGCTGGCGCCCGAGGGCATCGAGCAGCGCGCCTATGACCCCGACAAGGCCGCCTTCCACTTCAAGAAATCGGGCCACGACCGGCCGATCCTTCTGCGCACCTCGGATGCCGCCTTCCCCGGCGCCATCGACGCCGCGGTTCTGTTCCAGGAAAGCGCCAAGAAGGCCGGTATCGAGCTCGAAGTGCGCCGCGAGCCGGAGGATGGCTACTGGACCAATGTCTGGAACGTCCAGCCGTTCTGCGCCTCCTACTGGGGCGGCCGGCCGACGCAGGATTCACGCTACTCCACCTCCTATCTCTCCAGCGCCGAGTGGAACGACACGCGCTTCAAGCGCGAGGACTTCGACAAGCTCCTGCTTCAGGCCCGCTCGGAGCTCGACGATGCCAAGCGCAAGGAGATGTACCGTACGATGGCGATGACGGTGCGCGACGAGGGCGGCCTGATCCTGCCGGTGTTCAACGACTACGTGAACGCCGCTTCCGCATCGCTGAAGGGTTTCGTCCACGACATCGGCAACGACCTTTCGAACGGCTATGTTGCCAGCCGCGTCTGGTTCGACAGCTAA
- a CDS encoding CocE/NonD family hydrolase, with product MSEREFTLIENEWIRLKDGTRLAARIWMPDGADAEPVPAVLEYLPYRKRGGTSLRDESTYPVFAAAGIAGVRVDIRGSGESDGVIDGEYTPRELSDGCEIIEWIAAQPWSNGKVGMMGISWGGFNCLQVAALKPPALKAVISIASTVDRYNDDIHYKNGCHLSAQLSWAATMLAYQSRAPDPAIVGDRWKEMWLERLENEPYFMEEWLEHQRRDAFWQHGSISEDFGGFDTPALVIAGWADGYRNTPLKAVEGLGAKAKALIGPWVHKYPHFAWPKPRADFHGEAIRWWNRWLRDEKNGAEGGPQVRAYILDGPRPAVRRDNDPGRWVAKDVWQKPEMQVLGITLDGRLSTDAKDMGTGEVYLKSPLDTGTASGEYFTLKPDAEMAGDQRIDDAGALTFETRPLLEAEDYLGQPSLSVDVTCPADTANLVARIVDVHPDGTATRIAFGVLNLAHRDGNAEPRAMEKGRRTRITLVLDACGYRVRAGHRIRLSLSTSYWPMILPPPDDPGLTIDTASLTLALPLLGQHNEVVVPEPENPDPLPKYIERTAGSTSRTVERDMTNGVTHYRIYEDGGLSEHPDTGLATQDIRDETWSIAPDNPHSMIGTSTWTCISKREGWSVRTVSTSVLTCDADDWITEAKIVAYENDAPIFEKSFAKRVARDLM from the coding sequence ATGTCAGAGCGTGAATTCACCCTGATCGAGAACGAGTGGATCCGATTGAAGGACGGCACGCGGCTTGCCGCCCGCATCTGGATGCCGGATGGCGCCGACGCTGAGCCGGTGCCGGCCGTGCTCGAATACCTGCCCTACCGCAAGCGCGGCGGCACGAGTCTCCGCGATGAATCGACCTATCCGGTCTTTGCCGCCGCCGGCATTGCCGGCGTGCGCGTCGACATTCGCGGCTCGGGCGAATCCGATGGCGTCATCGATGGCGAATATACGCCGCGCGAGCTTTCCGACGGCTGCGAGATCATCGAATGGATCGCCGCCCAGCCGTGGTCGAATGGCAAGGTCGGGATGATGGGCATCTCCTGGGGCGGCTTCAACTGCCTGCAGGTGGCAGCCCTCAAGCCGCCGGCGCTGAAGGCGGTGATCTCGATCGCCTCGACCGTCGACCGCTACAACGACGACATCCATTACAAGAATGGGTGCCATCTCTCCGCCCAGCTTTCCTGGGCGGCGACCATGCTTGCCTATCAATCGCGCGCGCCCGACCCTGCGATCGTCGGCGACCGCTGGAAGGAGATGTGGCTGGAGCGCCTGGAGAACGAACCCTACTTCATGGAGGAATGGCTCGAGCATCAGCGCCGCGACGCCTTCTGGCAGCACGGCTCGATCTCGGAGGATTTCGGCGGCTTCGACACTCCCGCGCTCGTCATCGCCGGTTGGGCCGACGGTTATCGCAACACGCCGCTGAAAGCCGTCGAGGGCCTCGGCGCAAAGGCCAAGGCGCTGATCGGCCCCTGGGTGCACAAATATCCGCATTTCGCCTGGCCAAAGCCCCGCGCCGATTTTCACGGCGAGGCGATCCGCTGGTGGAACCGTTGGCTGCGCGACGAAAAGAACGGCGCCGAAGGCGGACCGCAGGTGCGCGCCTATATCCTCGACGGCCCGCGCCCGGCCGTCCGGCGCGACAACGACCCTGGCCGCTGGGTCGCCAAGGACGTCTGGCAAAAGCCGGAGATGCAGGTTCTCGGCATCACGCTCGACGGCAGGCTTTCCACCGACGCCAAAGATATGGGCACCGGCGAGGTCTATCTGAAATCACCGCTCGATACCGGCACGGCTTCCGGCGAATATTTCACCCTGAAACCCGATGCCGAAATGGCCGGTGACCAGCGCATCGACGATGCCGGAGCGCTGACCTTCGAAACGCGGCCGCTGCTGGAGGCTGAAGACTATCTCGGCCAGCCAAGCCTCTCGGTCGATGTCACCTGCCCGGCCGACACGGCCAACCTTGTCGCCCGCATCGTCGACGTGCACCCGGATGGTACCGCCACCCGCATCGCCTTCGGCGTGCTCAATCTGGCGCATCGCGACGGCAATGCCGAACCGCGGGCAATGGAAAAGGGTCGCCGCACGCGGATCACACTGGTGCTCGACGCCTGCGGCTATCGCGTGCGCGCCGGCCACCGCATCCGGCTGTCGCTGTCGACGTCCTACTGGCCGATGATTTTGCCGCCGCCTGATGATCCCGGCCTCACCATCGACACAGCGAGCCTGACGCTTGCCCTTCCGCTGCTCGGCCAGCACAACGAGGTCGTCGTGCCGGAGCCGGAAAATCCGGATCCGCTGCCGAAATACATCGAGCGGACGGCCGGCAGCACCAGCCGCACCGTCGAACGCGACATGACCAACGGCGTCACCCACTATCGCATCTACGAGGATGGGGGCTTGAGCGAGCATCCGGATACCGGGCTCGCGACGCAGGACATCCGCGACGAGACCTGGTCCATCGCTCCCGACAATCCGCATTCGATGATCGGCACCTCGACCTGGACCTGCATTTCCAAACGCGAGGGCTGGTCGGTGCGCACGGTCTCGACCTCGGTTCTCACCTGCGATGCCGACGACTGGATCACCGAAGCCAAGATCGTCGCCTATGAAAACGACGCGCCCATCTTCGAGAAGAGCTTTGCCAAGCGGGTCGCACGCGACCTGATGTAA
- a CDS encoding HPP family protein, with the protein MNILLIVTVVRHFFNCHQPAVHIGRGLVAGMGGLVAIAAVGALTNIVGEPLLMAPFGASCVLIFSVDGSPLSQPANVVGGHFFATLVGLVMRAVFPNEWWAVGLAVGAAIALMAALRITHPPAGATPLVVFASDPGLDFLLFPVLTGSLVLVAVGTLFHRFGKVEYPLPRKPA; encoded by the coding sequence GTGAACATTTTACTGATAGTTACAGTCGTGCGCCATTTCTTCAATTGCCACCAACCTGCCGTCCATATCGGCCGCGGCCTCGTTGCCGGCATGGGTGGCCTCGTGGCCATCGCCGCCGTCGGCGCGCTCACCAATATCGTCGGCGAACCGCTTCTGATGGCGCCGTTTGGCGCCAGCTGCGTGCTGATCTTCTCGGTCGACGGCAGCCCGCTCTCCCAGCCCGCCAATGTCGTCGGTGGACATTTCTTCGCGACGCTGGTCGGCCTCGTCATGCGCGCAGTCTTCCCCAATGAGTGGTGGGCGGTCGGCCTTGCGGTCGGTGCTGCGATCGCGCTGATGGCAGCGCTGCGCATCACCCATCCGCCGGCGGGCGCCACTCCGCTCGTGGTCTTTGCCAGCGACCCCGGCCTCGACTTCCTGCTTTTCCCCGTTCTGACCGGCTCATTGGTGCTGGTTGCGGTTGGAACGCTGTTTCATCGTTTTGGCAAGGTCGAGTATCCGCTGCCGAGGAAACCCGCATGA
- a CDS encoding SRPBCC domain-containing protein has translation MAMTSENASREHRLSLEITRIFDAPRSLVFRVWSTPEHALRWWGPRDFSPHSLTMDFRPGGAWRACIRSPEGRDYWMGGVYREVIEPEKLIFTFAWDEEGKPGADTLITVSFVDVGGKTRLTFHQTPFDSVDERDSHQEGWGECLERLEEYLSDV, from the coding sequence ATGGCAATGACCAGTGAAAACGCATCGCGCGAACACAGACTGAGCCTCGAAATCACCAGGATCTTCGATGCGCCGCGCAGCCTGGTGTTTAGGGTATGGTCAACGCCCGAGCATGCCTTGCGCTGGTGGGGACCGCGCGATTTCAGCCCGCACTCGCTGACGATGGATTTCCGCCCCGGCGGCGCCTGGCGCGCCTGCATCCGTTCGCCGGAAGGGCGCGACTATTGGATGGGCGGCGTCTATCGCGAGGTGATCGAGCCGGAGAAACTCATCTTCACCTTCGCCTGGGACGAAGAAGGCAAGCCGGGTGCCGACACGCTGATCACCGTTTCATTCGTCGATGTCGGCGGCAAGACCCGTCTGACCTTCCACCAGACCCCCTTCGACAGCGTCGACGAGCGCGACTCGCACCAGGAAGGCTGGGGCGAGTGCCTCGAAAGACTGGAGGAGTATCTTTCCGATGTCTGA
- a CDS encoding MFS transporter, with product MSETMTTADNTPGPKATRREWIGLAVLALPCMLYSMDLTVLNLAVPQLTEQLKPSASQLLWIVDIYGFMVAGSLITMGTLGDRIGRRRLLMIGSIAFGIASVLAAFAWSAETLILARAVLGVAAATLAPSTLSLIRNMFLDDKQRTLAIGIWIASFSAGGAIGPVVGGLMLSQFWWGSVFLLAVPVMILLLILGPMLLPEFRDPNAGRLDFISAGQSLVAVLSVIYGMKRIAEDGLDVTAVFFILLGLIVAILFARRQSRLADPLIDLALFRTPAFSAALGVNILGLFVGFGAFLFVAQYLQLVLGLSPFVAGLWSVPTGVAMVLGSILVPSLAARYAASNLIAAGFVLTAIGFAICTQVETTSSPLLVTTGLVVLCLGFAPVGTLTTDLIVGSAPPERAGAASAISETSFEFGGALGIAVLGSMLTSAYRTRMDAVIVTGLPTETVEAARQTLGGAVAIAEQLPGEQSERLLNAARDVFTNSFAFTASICVALSLLTALLAFLLLRKATGDGADSDPAIADEAEASVKAG from the coding sequence ATGTCTGAGACAATGACCACCGCGGACAACACACCGGGCCCGAAGGCCACGCGGCGGGAGTGGATCGGCCTTGCCGTCCTCGCCTTGCCCTGCATGCTCTATTCGATGGACCTGACGGTCCTGAATCTCGCGGTGCCGCAACTGACCGAGCAGCTGAAGCCATCGGCCTCGCAGCTCCTGTGGATCGTCGATATCTACGGTTTCATGGTGGCGGGCTCTCTGATCACCATGGGCACGCTTGGCGACCGCATCGGCCGGCGCCGGCTCTTGATGATCGGCTCCATCGCCTTCGGCATCGCCTCGGTGCTGGCCGCCTTCGCCTGGAGCGCCGAAACGCTGATCCTCGCACGTGCTGTCCTCGGCGTCGCAGCAGCAACCTTGGCGCCCTCGACGCTGTCGCTGATCCGCAACATGTTCCTCGATGACAAGCAGCGCACGCTGGCGATCGGCATCTGGATCGCCAGCTTCTCCGCCGGCGGCGCCATCGGCCCTGTCGTCGGCGGGCTGATGCTGTCTCAGTTCTGGTGGGGTTCGGTGTTCCTGCTCGCGGTGCCTGTGATGATCCTGCTTCTGATCCTCGGTCCCATGCTGCTGCCGGAGTTCCGCGATCCGAATGCCGGCCGGCTCGATTTCATCAGTGCCGGACAGTCGCTGGTTGCCGTGCTGTCGGTAATCTATGGCATGAAGCGCATCGCCGAGGACGGTCTCGACGTCACCGCCGTGTTCTTCATCCTGCTCGGGCTGATCGTCGCCATCCTGTTTGCCCGGCGCCAGAGCCGGCTTGCCGATCCGTTGATCGACCTCGCCTTGTTCAGGACCCCGGCTTTCAGCGCCGCCCTCGGCGTTAATATTCTCGGCCTGTTCGTCGGCTTTGGCGCCTTCCTGTTCGTGGCGCAGTATCTGCAGCTCGTGCTCGGCCTGTCGCCCTTCGTCGCCGGTCTCTGGTCGGTGCCGACAGGGGTCGCCATGGTGCTCGGTTCGATCCTGGTTCCGTCGCTTGCCGCCCGCTATGCCGCCTCGAACCTGATTGCTGCCGGCTTCGTGCTGACCGCCATCGGCTTTGCGATCTGCACCCAGGTCGAAACGACGAGCAGTCCGCTGCTCGTCACGACGGGCCTCGTCGTTCTCTGCCTCGGCTTTGCGCCAGTGGGCACGCTGACGACGGACCTGATCGTCGGCTCCGCCCCGCCGGAGCGCGCCGGCGCTGCATCGGCGATCTCGGAGACGAGCTTCGAGTTCGGCGGTGCGCTCGGGATCGCCGTGCTCGGCAGCATGCTGACATCAGCCTATCGCACCCGCATGGACGCCGTGATCGTCACCGGCCTTCCGACTGAGACCGTGGAGGCCGCACGCCAGACGCTTGGCGGCGCCGTCGCCATCGCCGAGCAACTTCCGGGCGAGCAATCCGAACGGCTGCTCAATGCCGCCCGCGACGTGTTCACCAATTCGTTTGCCTTCACCGCATCGATCTGCGTGGCCCTGTCGCTGCTGACGGCACTGCTCGCCTTCCTGCTCTTGCGCAAGGCAACCGGTGACGGCGCCGACAGCGATCCGGCAATTGCCGACGAGGCGGAGGCCTCGGTCAAAGCCGGATAA
- a CDS encoding GFA family protein: MKKRYRGSCHCGTVEFECQLDLAEGIRRCNCSFCAKTRMQKSFALRDEFAITRGKEALTSYRAEPSNWREGDVDHYFCSRCGIRPFSRGYLEDFLGHFYAVNVACVDGVSDEELGTAPIIYENGRHDDYENPPRDIRFM; this comes from the coding sequence ATGAAAAAGCGCTATCGCGGCAGCTGCCACTGCGGCACCGTTGAGTTCGAATGCCAGCTCGACCTTGCCGAAGGCATCCGCCGCTGCAATTGCAGTTTTTGCGCCAAGACGCGCATGCAGAAATCCTTCGCGCTGCGCGACGAGTTTGCCATCACCAGGGGCAAGGAGGCGTTGACGAGCTATCGGGCGGAGCCTTCGAACTGGCGGGAGGGCGACGTCGATCACTACTTCTGCAGCCGCTGCGGCATCCGGCCGTTTTCGCGCGGCTATCTCGAGGATTTCCTCGGCCATTTCTACGCCGTCAACGTCGCCTGCGTTGACGGCGTCAGCGACGAGGAACTCGGCACGGCACCGATCATCTACGAGAACGGTCGTCACGACGACTACGAAAACCCGCCGCGCGACATCCGCTTCATGTGA
- a CDS encoding ACT domain-containing protein: MAGETDLTKLLATMAPVLFPQTYVYCTVPHDEAQRYMPVEPLATYREDEGLTLILERHAADAAGLSYGPLLRRITLNVHSALEAVGLTAAVATALTREGISANVVAAYYHDHIFVPEADAERALEALLALSPA; encoded by the coding sequence ATGGCTGGCGAAACGGATTTGACGAAGCTGCTGGCGACGATGGCGCCGGTTCTGTTTCCGCAGACCTATGTCTATTGCACCGTGCCCCATGACGAGGCGCAGCGTTACATGCCGGTGGAGCCGCTTGCCACCTATCGCGAGGACGAGGGGCTGACGCTGATCCTGGAGCGTCATGCTGCCGATGCGGCCGGCCTTTCCTATGGTCCGCTGCTTCGCCGCATCACGCTCAATGTGCATTCGGCGCTTGAGGCGGTCGGGCTGACGGCGGCGGTGGCGACGGCGCTGACGCGGGAGGGCATCAGTGCCAACGTCGTGGCCGCCTATTATCATGACCACATCTTCGTGCCGGAGGCCGATGCCGAGCGTGCGCTCGAGGCGCTGCTGGCATTGAGCCCGGCCTGA
- the msrA gene encoding peptide-methionine (S)-S-oxide reductase MsrA, which produces MAPALAICAALSIAPSARAAEPAVSIPPPSLDEKAASGPETAVFAGGCFWGVQGVFQHVKGVTNAVSGYAGGSRDTASYEAVSNGDTGHAESVEVTYDPSQVSYGKLLQIFFSVGHNPTQLNYQGPDHGTQYRSALFVATPEQKKIAEAYVAELGKSGVFPTEIVTEIAPLKGFYVAEGYHQDFLTRNPTYPYIVYNDMPKIESLRKLFPQSFRPNPVLVFKAKS; this is translated from the coding sequence ATGGCTCCGGCACTTGCCATCTGCGCCGCCCTTTCGATTGCGCCCTCAGCCCGCGCCGCCGAACCGGCCGTATCCATTCCCCCGCCGTCGCTGGATGAGAAAGCGGCCAGCGGTCCGGAAACGGCGGTATTTGCCGGCGGTTGTTTCTGGGGCGTCCAGGGCGTCTTCCAGCATGTGAAGGGCGTGACCAACGCTGTCTCGGGCTATGCCGGCGGCAGCCGCGACACGGCGTCCTATGAGGCGGTCAGCAATGGCGACACCGGCCACGCGGAATCGGTGGAAGTGACCTACGATCCGAGCCAGGTCAGCTACGGCAAGCTGTTGCAGATCTTCTTCTCCGTCGGCCACAACCCGACGCAGCTGAACTATCAGGGGCCGGATCACGGCACGCAGTATCGTTCGGCTCTGTTCGTTGCCACGCCGGAGCAGAAGAAGATCGCCGAGGCCTACGTCGCCGAGCTCGGAAAATCAGGCGTCTTTCCGACCGAGATCGTCACCGAGATCGCGCCGCTGAAGGGCTTCTATGTCGCGGAGGGCTACCATCAGGATTTCCTGACGCGCAACCCGACCTATCCCTACATCGTCTACAACGACATGCCGAAGATCGAGAGCCTGCGCAAACTGTTCCCGCAGAGCTTCCGCCCCAATCCGGTGCTGGTGTTCAAGGCGAAGAGCTAG
- a CDS encoding alpha/beta hydrolase, translating into MAQAVSKPMPTEEGILAFHRRCEEFYPADAVDASIEQQRKWYDALCAEFDAPSPAGLTREDELVDGRIPIRRYRPASVSTDTRIYYIHGGGWVVGSLDSHDAICAELADFARAELVSVDYRLAPDHVWPAAFEDCYAVLNFLVADGRPVVVVGDSAGGNLTAGIVLKARADGVSGIVGQALIYPGLGGDLASGSYLEMSDAPGLTTADTSYYRKILQAPADDPFAVPLAEKDLSGLPPTYIAGAYFDPLRDDARLYAARLATAGVNVTFREEPQMIHAWLRARHMSEGAREGFRRLAEGIAVLVGTG; encoded by the coding sequence TTGGCTCAGGCTGTATCGAAACCGATGCCGACGGAGGAGGGCATCCTCGCCTTTCACCGGCGCTGCGAAGAATTCTATCCCGCCGATGCGGTCGATGCGTCGATCGAACAGCAGCGCAAATGGTACGATGCGCTCTGCGCAGAGTTCGACGCGCCGTCGCCGGCGGGGCTGACGCGCGAGGACGAGCTTGTCGACGGCCGGATCCCGATCCGGCGCTATCGGCCGGCGAGCGTTTCGACCGACACCCGAATCTACTACATTCACGGCGGCGGTTGGGTCGTCGGCTCGCTCGACAGCCATGACGCCATCTGCGCCGAGCTTGCCGATTTCGCAAGGGCAGAACTGGTGTCGGTTGATTATCGGCTGGCGCCCGACCACGTCTGGCCAGCCGCCTTCGAGGATTGCTACGCGGTCTTGAATTTCCTGGTGGCCGATGGCCGACCGGTGGTGGTCGTCGGCGACAGTGCCGGCGGGAACCTGACCGCAGGCATCGTGTTGAAGGCCCGGGCGGACGGGGTGTCTGGTATCGTCGGGCAGGCGCTGATCTATCCTGGCCTCGGCGGTGACCTGGCTTCCGGTTCCTATCTCGAAATGTCCGATGCGCCGGGACTGACGACTGCCGATACCAGCTACTACCGAAAGATTTTGCAGGCGCCGGCCGACGACCCGTTTGCGGTGCCGCTGGCGGAGAAGGATCTTTCCGGCTTACCGCCGACCTATATCGCTGGTGCCTATTTCGACCCCTTGCGCGATGACGCGCGCCTCTATGCCGCGCGGCTTGCGACGGCCGGCGTCAACGTCACCTTTCGCGAAGAGCCGCAGATGATCCACGCCTGGCTGCGGGCACGGCACATGAGTGAGGGTGCGCGCGAAGGCTTTCGGCGCTTGGCCGAAGGTATTGCGGTGCTTGTCGGAACCGGCTGA
- a CDS encoding LysR family transcriptional regulator produces MAFTFRQLQYFVAVAEQGSITRAAQNLSISQSSITEAIKELEGDLGVELFDRHPRGLSITHNGHQFLRHATKILSDVSDARRSFSDSREETGGKLNLGVTSLVAGYVLSDLLARYRRACPGVDVSAIEDNGSYLEHLLIGGELDVAVMVISNLRDRMALQAEILETSPYRLWLPIGHPLVSADIISISDIAKEPLIMLTVDEIEENTGKLLSALGARPHVAFRTRSVEAVRSLVATGAGIALLPDLVYRPWSLEGDRIESRDVSGALPVVQVGMVWRKGSSLPQSARDFVGIAEALRSARPR; encoded by the coding sequence ATGGCCTTCACCTTCAGACAGTTGCAGTATTTCGTCGCCGTCGCCGAGCAAGGCTCGATCACGCGGGCGGCGCAGAACCTCTCGATCTCGCAATCCTCGATCACCGAGGCGATCAAGGAGCTTGAAGGGGACCTCGGCGTCGAGCTGTTCGACCGGCATCCGCGCGGTCTTTCGATCACCCACAACGGCCATCAGTTCCTGCGGCATGCGACCAAGATCCTCTCCGATGTCTCCGACGCCCGGCGCAGTTTTTCCGACAGCCGCGAGGAAACCGGCGGCAAGCTCAATCTCGGCGTCACCTCGCTGGTTGCCGGTTACGTCCTCTCCGACCTGCTCGCTCGCTATCGCCGCGCCTGTCCCGGCGTCGATGTCAGTGCCATCGAGGACAACGGCTCATATCTCGAACACCTGCTGATCGGCGGCGAACTCGACGTTGCCGTCATGGTCATTTCCAACCTGCGCGACCGCATGGCGCTGCAGGCTGAGATTCTCGAAACCTCGCCCTATCGCCTCTGGCTGCCGATCGGCCATCCGCTTGTCAGCGCCGACATCATCTCGATCAGCGATATCGCCAAGGAGCCGCTGATCATGCTGACGGTGGATGAAATCGAGGAGAACACCGGCAAGCTGCTGTCGGCGCTCGGCGCCCGCCCGCATGTCGCCTTCCGCACCCGCTCGGTCGAAGCGGTGCGCAGCCTGGTGGCGACTGGCGCCGGCATCGCGCTCCTGCCCGATCTCGTCTACCGCCCCTGGTCGCTTGAAGGCGACCGCATCGAGAGCCGCGACGTCTCCGGCGCCCTGCCCGTCGTCCAGGTCGGCATGGTCTGGCGCAAGGGCTCCAGCCTGCCGCAATCGGCCCGCGATTTCGTCGGCATAGCCGAAGCGCTTCGCAGCGCCCGGCCGCGCTAA
- a CDS encoding ABC transporter substrate-binding protein, translated as MKQILKSCTALTLSLGLVAPALAQEPLKELGKGEGELSIVAWAGYIERGETDKNYDWVTDFEKQTGCKVSVKTAATSDEMVALMNEGGFDLVTASGDASMRLVAGKRVQPINTDLIPSWKTIDERMQNAPWHTVNGVHYGTPYVWGPNVLMYNKDAFKGEAPKSWNVVFEEMNLPDGKSNKGRVQAYDGPIHVADAANYLIKHKPELGIKDPYELNEDQYKAALDLLRTQRTLVGRYWHDAMIQIDDFKNEGVVASGSWPFQVNLMEAEKLPIASTIPEEGVTGWADTTMLHAESAHPNCAYMWMEHSLSPKVQGDVSAWFGANPSVGAACKGNDLLTDAGCKTNGYEDFDKVKFWKTPVTKCASQGECVPYHRWVSDYIGVIGGR; from the coding sequence ATGAAGCAGATCCTGAAATCCTGCACCGCGCTGACGTTGTCGCTCGGCCTCGTGGCGCCCGCCTTGGCGCAGGAGCCGCTGAAGGAACTGGGCAAGGGCGAAGGCGAACTGTCGATCGTCGCCTGGGCTGGCTACATCGAGCGCGGCGAGACCGACAAGAACTACGACTGGGTCACCGATTTCGAAAAGCAGACCGGCTGCAAGGTCAGCGTCAAGACGGCCGCGACCTCCGACGAAATGGTGGCGCTGATGAACGAAGGCGGCTTCGACCTCGTCACCGCCTCGGGCGACGCCTCGATGCGGCTCGTCGCCGGCAAGCGCGTCCAGCCGATCAACACCGATCTCATCCCCAGCTGGAAGACGATCGACGAGCGCATGCAGAACGCGCCCTGGCACACGGTCAACGGCGTTCACTACGGCACTCCCTATGTCTGGGGTCCGAACGTGCTGATGTACAACAAGGATGCCTTCAAGGGCGAAGCGCCGAAGAGCTGGAACGTCGTCTTCGAGGAAATGAACCTGCCCGACGGCAAGTCCAACAAGGGCCGTGTCCAGGCCTATGACGGCCCGATCCATGTCGCCGACGCCGCCAACTACCTGATCAAGCACAAGCCCGAGCTCGGCATCAAGGATCCCTACGAACTCAACGAAGACCAGTACAAGGCAGCGCTCGATCTGCTGCGCACCCAGCGCACGCTCGTCGGCCGCTACTGGCACGATGCGATGATCCAGATCGACGACTTCAAGAACGAAGGCGTCGTCGCCTCCGGCTCCTGGCCGTTCCAGGTCAACCTGATGGAAGCCGAAAAGCTGCCGATCGCCTCAACCATCCCGGAAGAAGGGGTCACCGGATGGGCTGACACCACCATGCTGCACGCCGAAAGCGCCCATCCGAACTGCGCCTATATGTGGATGGAGCATTCGCTGTCGCCAAAGGTCCAGGGCGACGTCTCTGCCTGGTTCGGCGCCAACCCGTCCGTCGGCGCAGCCTGCAAGGGCAATGACCTTCTGACCGACGCCGGCTGCAAGACCAACGGCTACGAGGACTTCGACAAGGTCAAGTTCTGGAAGACGCCGGTGACGAAATGCGCAAGCCAGGGCGAATGTGTGCCTTACCACCGCTGGGTCTCCGACTACATCGGCGTTATCGGCGGTCGCTGA